The following proteins are encoded in a genomic region of Sesamum indicum cultivar Zhongzhi No. 13 linkage group LG8, S_indicum_v1.0, whole genome shotgun sequence:
- the LOC105167445 gene encoding 36.4 kDa proline-rich protein has product MGNCKLNTITQLLILLLHLGILQISIACPYCPYPTPPPKPPKLKPPHKFPPKVEPPCPPTKPPVVKPPRHAPKPPVVHPPVIPKPPHIPKPPVVKPPYTPKPPVVRPPTIPKPPIVHPPVTPKPPHVPKPPIVHPPKPPIVRPPTIPKPPIVKPPHVPNPPIVHPPPTPNPPMPKPPIVYPPIIPNPPPVPKPPVFYPPVIPNPPITPTPPVVPSPPSITPPSPPPPVPEPPPETPCPPPPPPKAQDTCPVDSLKLGACVDVLGGLIHIGIGSSAKDACCPILGGLLDLDAAVCLCTSIKAKLLNINIIIPIALQVLIDCGKTPPSGFQCSA; this is encoded by the coding sequence ATGGGCAATTGCAAGCTCAATACCATCACCCAACTCCTAATCCTTCTACTCCACTTGGGGATACTGCAAATTTCTATAGCATGTCCATATTGTCCATACCCAACCCCTCCTCCCAAACCACCAAAACTCAAACCACCCCACAAATTTCCACCAAAGGTAGAGCCACCTTGTCCCCCGACAAAGCCTCCGGTTGTAAAACCACCACGACACGCACCCAAACCTCCCGTCGTGCATCCTCCTGTCATCCCCAAACCACCCCACATCCCCAAACCTCCCGTAGTTAAGCCACCCTACACTCCCAAACCTCCCGTTGTGCGCCCTCCAACTATTCCCAAACCTCCCATCGTGCATCCTCCTGTCACCCCCAAACCACCCCACGTCCCCAAACCTCCGATCGTGCACCCTCCCAAACCTCCCATCGTGCGCCCTCCAACTATTCCCAAACCACCTATAGTGAAGCCACCTCATGTGCCGAATCCTCCTATTGTGCACCCTCCGCCCACACCTAATCCTCCCATGCCCAAACCTCCTATCGTGTACCCTCCAATTATTCCCAATCCTCCACCAGTACCCAAACCTCCTGTTTTTTACCCTCCAGTCATTCCCAATCCTCCCATCACTCCCACGCCTCCTGTAGTACCATCTCCACCGTCAATAACACCACCATCACCGCCACCACCTGTGCCAGAACCACCACCAGAAACACCAtgtccaccaccaccaccgccaaAAGCGCAAGACACATGCCCCGTCGACTCATTGAAACTAGGTGCATGTGTCGACGTGCTAGGCGGCCTCATTCACATCGGCATCGGCAGCAGTGCCAAAGACGCTTGCTGCCCTATACTCGGAGGTTTGCTGGACTTGGACGCAGCCGTCTGCCTTTGCACCAGCATCAAGGCTAAGCTTCTAAACATTAACATCATCATCCCAATTGCTCTTCAAGTCCTCATCGACTGCGGCAAAACTCCGCCCTCCGGCTTCCAATGCTCCGCCTAA